One region of Triticum aestivum cultivar Chinese Spring chromosome 6B, IWGSC CS RefSeq v2.1, whole genome shotgun sequence genomic DNA includes:
- the LOC123133668 gene encoding uncharacterized protein: protein MSVSTSSRCLMVQAQAASGGERRRRRRRPLLLRGSGQVGATSRRIVRRVLERNIEERYRAGNIGTEEALHLFDELLHVAGPSLTRAINCLLYVVGLFNRVARAKVPPTMSPTAYSSAAAAMRAGEQDQLCNGHRTPVNARV from the exons ATGTCGGTGTCGACCAGTTCGCGCTGCTTGATG GTTCAGGCGCAGGCTGCATCAGGcggtgagcggcggcggcggcggcggcgtcctctcCTGTTGCGAGGTTCTGGCCAGGTGGGGGCTACGAGCCGCCGCATCGTCCGACGTGTCTTGGAGCGGAACATCGAGGAGCGGTACCGCGCGGGAAACATTGGCACCGAGGAGGCACTCCACCTGTTCGACGAATTGCTCCATGTTGCCGGGCCCTCGTTGACCCGCGCCATCAACTGCCTCCTCTACGTCGTCGGTCTCTTCAACCGGGTCGCAAGAGCCAAGGTGCCCCCCACAATGTCACCTACAGCATACTCGTCGGCTGCTGCTGCCATGCGGGCCGGAGAACAAGACCAGCTATGCAATGGACATCGCACTCCGGTGAATGCTCGAGTTTAA
- the LOC123133669 gene encoding aquaporin PIP2-5-like, whose amino-acid sequence MAGAAQGKQSREAHGNNDISVTKDYLDPPAVRLFDAGELGQWSLYRAIIAEFTASLLFVYVSIATVIGHKRQTDAEACSGAGVLGIAWAFGGMIAVLVYCTAGISGGHVNPAVTFGLLLARNLSLPRAFLYTSAQCLGAICGAAMVRAVHGARYYELYGGGANAVAPGYSKAGGLLAEAAGTFVLVYTVFSATDPKRMARDTHVPVLAPLLIGFAVVVAHLAAIPVTGTGINPARSLGAAVVYNNSKAWSEQWIFWVGPFSGAAVAMAYHQYILRGGAAAKPHFNFDNGFRRLGC is encoded by the coding sequence ATGGCCGGCGCTGCACAGGGCAAGCAGAGTAGAGAGGCCCATGGTAACAACGATATCAGCGTCACCAAGGACTACCTCGACCCTCCGGCGGTGCGGCTGTTCGACGCCGGCGAGCTGGGCCAGTGGTCCCTGTACCGCGCCATCATCGCCGAGTTCACCGCCAGCCTGCTCTTCGTCTACGTCTCCATCGCCACCGTCATCGGCCACAAGCGCCAGACGGACGCGGAAGCGTGCAGCGGCGCCGGCGTGCTGGGCATCGCGTGGGCCTTCGGCGGCATGATCGCCGTCCTCGTCTACTGCACCGCCGGCATCTCCGGCGGCCACGTCAACCCCGCCGTCACGTTCGGGCTGCTGCTGGCGAGGAATCTCTCGCTCCCCCGCGCCTTCCTCTACACGTCGGCGCAGTGCCTCGGCGCCATCTGCGGCGCGGCGATGGTCAGGGCCGTGCACGGCGCGCGGTACTACGAGCTCTACGGCGGCGGCGCCAACGCGGTCGCGCCGGGGTACTCCAAGGCGGGGGGGCTGCTGGCCGAGGCGGCCGGCACCTTCGTCCTCGTGTACACCGTCTTCTCGGCGACCGACCCGAAGCGCATGGCGCGGGACACCCACGTGCCGGTGCTGGCCCCTCTGCTCATCGGGTTCGCGGTCGTGGTGGCGCACCTGGCCGCCATCCCCGTCACCGGCACCGGGATCAACCCGGCGAGGAGCCTGGGTGCCGCCGTGGTGTACAACAACAGCAAGGCGTGGAGCGAGCAGTGGATCTTCTGGGTCGGGCCGTTCTctggcgccgccgtggccatggcGTACCACCAGTACATCCTCAGGGGCGGTGCCGCCGCCAAGCCACACTTCAACTTCGACAATGGATTCCGACGCCTCGgctgttga